The Candidatus Margulisiibacteriota bacterium genome includes a region encoding these proteins:
- a CDS encoding glycosyltransferase family 2 protein, protein MDLVSIIMPCYNSEQTISQSIDSVLEQTYPQWELIIIDDNSTDSSYSLVSEKSKQDDRIKLLRNNTNLGAAFSRNRAIEKANGRYIAFLDSDDIWLPDKLKKQISFMKDTRAVLSYTSYKIFRNNNILSVVHARPYTNYKQLLKYNHIGCLTAVYDAFLIGKQYMPTIRKRQDYALWLKILNQGHVAQGLDVPLALYRTGSRDSISHKKFNLLGYQWYLYHHLEKCNIFYSSFYMLTSSIYSLQKRFLKNIYS, encoded by the coding sequence ATGGATTTAGTTTCTATTATTATGCCTTGTTATAATTCGGAGCAAACAATCTCTCAATCTATAGATTCTGTCCTCGAACAAACATACCCCCAATGGGAGCTTATAATCATAGACGACAACTCTACAGATTCTTCTTATTCATTAGTTTCTGAGAAAAGCAAACAAGATGACAGAATAAAATTGTTAAGGAATAATACAAATCTCGGTGCTGCTTTTTCTAGAAATAGAGCCATTGAAAAAGCAAATGGGCGCTATATAGCTTTTTTAGATAGTGATGATATTTGGTTACCCGATAAGCTAAAAAAACAAATAAGCTTTATGAAAGATACAAGAGCGGTTTTAAGTTATACATCTTATAAAATTTTCAGAAACAACAACATTCTTAGTGTAGTTCACGCGCGCCCCTATACAAATTATAAGCAATTGTTGAAGTATAACCATATTGGGTGCTTAACTGCTGTGTACGACGCTTTTCTTATAGGAAAACAATATATGCCCACGATCCGAAAACGACAAGATTATGCTCTTTGGCTGAAGATATTAAATCAAGGGCATGTTGCACAAGGATTAGATGTTCCATTGGCTCTTTACAGAACCGGAAGTAGGGACTCTATCTCCCATAAAAAATTCAATCTTTTAGGTTATCAATGGTACCTTTACCATCACTTGGAAAAATGTAATATCTTTTATTCTTCTTTTTATATGCTTACGAGTTCCATATACAGTCTGCAAAAAAGATTTCTTAAAAATATTTATTCTTAA
- a CDS encoding sugar transferase: MLKKEGDPVTPLMQHLRRIRYATFLGDAIILCCLSLVLVWIKKGTAILFFQYGWVMLCVLLALYASKSYEFGMHRSLEKIILSTCAGTIAGYVISIPLILFFPTRLPRIAMIGVIITSLIVIAFFHVLIEWFVRNTTPVEHTLVIGKEEHWADLFKEISEAVSNKIHVIGYINPTPSSIQSFIEKTPHLSTIIVADRDKVDNPELMKVFRQLRDTRNNIFVRYLPSVTESCLGRIPLTMANKFCQYYEISFNIATPKAYSRALDLFVAGIGLLVALPIMVIIAIFIALTMGFPIIFTQQRIGLYGEPFTIHKFRTMTAKKSNRATFADQDQERITTLGQILRKTRLDELPQLWDVLIGKMSLIGPRPEQPEFVKDFIKVIPFYNYRHRIRPGITGWAQVNYSYSASIEETKKKLEYDLYYLKNQSLLLDLQIVLRTIETMLGMRGAR, from the coding sequence TTGCTAAAAAAAGAAGGTGACCCAGTGACACCACTTATGCAACATCTTCGAAGAATTCGATACGCAACTTTTTTAGGTGATGCAATCATTTTATGTTGTCTATCTTTAGTTTTAGTTTGGATAAAAAAGGGGACTGCTATTCTTTTTTTCCAATATGGATGGGTTATGCTCTGTGTTTTACTTGCGCTTTATGCTTCTAAGTCGTATGAATTTGGGATGCATCGCTCTCTCGAAAAAATTATACTTTCCACCTGTGCTGGAACTATTGCAGGTTATGTAATTTCCATTCCGCTTATTTTATTTTTTCCCACACGGTTGCCACGTATTGCTATGATTGGCGTTATAATAACATCTCTCATTGTTATTGCATTTTTCCACGTATTGATTGAATGGTTCGTACGCAATACCACACCTGTAGAACATACTCTCGTTATAGGGAAAGAAGAACATTGGGCAGATTTATTTAAAGAAATATCAGAAGCTGTATCTAATAAAATACATGTCATAGGCTATATAAATCCTACCCCGTCGTCAATTCAATCTTTCATAGAAAAAACTCCTCATCTTAGTACTATTATTGTTGCTGACCGTGATAAAGTAGATAATCCAGAGCTTATGAAGGTCTTCAGACAACTTCGGGATACTCGCAATAATATTTTTGTGCGTTACCTTCCATCGGTAACTGAATCTTGTCTCGGTCGTATCCCCTTGACTATGGCTAATAAATTTTGTCAATATTATGAAATTTCTTTCAATATAGCAACTCCTAAAGCTTATTCCAGGGCTCTTGATCTCTTTGTAGCAGGAATAGGTTTATTGGTAGCATTGCCTATAATGGTTATAATAGCTATTTTTATTGCTCTAACAATGGGATTTCCCATCATCTTTACGCAACAAAGAATCGGTCTTTATGGAGAGCCTTTCACCATTCATAAATTCAGAACGATGACTGCTAAAAAAAGTAATCGTGCGACCTTTGCAGATCAAGATCAAGAACGCATTACTACTCTTGGCCAAATTTTGCGCAAAACTCGTCTTGATGAATTACCTCAACTATGGGATGTATTAATTGGGAAAATGTCACTTATTGGTCCACGTCCTGAACAACCAGAATTCGTTAAGGATTTTATTAAAGTAATTCCTTTTTATAATTACAGACATCGAATACGCCCTGGCATTACAGGTTGGGCTCAAGTTAATTATTCATACTCAGCATCTATTGAGGAAACAAAAAAGAAACTAGAATATGACCTTTATTATTTAAAAAATCAAAGCTTACTTCTAGATTTACAAATTGTGCTTCGCACGATAGAAACCATGCTTGGAATGAGAGGAGCTCGGTAG